A window of Sulfurovum riftiae contains these coding sequences:
- a CDS encoding NADH-quinone oxidoreductase subunit N, with the protein MLGSFTLLFLAALVSLALHRTKWLKPVALAAVLGALVLTYLGSTIALNGFENSEAVRLFTMILEIVLLALLLHEEEDQTITQTLFIAAASVALLQSHTLLTFIISFEAVSIISFVLVSHIKTPAQAEGAVKMFIAGAIATGILLLGAALYLVGGGKLDAPLALETNMLSTAGLFVMLLGLFYKLTIVPMHGWAADTYALVRHSHAAILTGLAKTVVAVATFRLFAPFLADHLTMSVPMMATLAVITMTLGNFLALFQKRIARILAYSSIAHAGYMLLAFAAVKSGYAYTGLLYMAIAYIFMQSAVFLLLDILRKKYDIQTLEEIKGLAKQNKALAFFFTVQIFSLAGIPLLAGFLGKAVVFYAGVDAGLWLVVLIALLNSALSVGYYAWIVKHLYFDESEKALEAGQNRLQMISQSILLAGTLFFGIFASVVFAAGNHF; encoded by the coding sequence ATGTTAGGCAGTTTTACCCTTTTATTCCTCGCAGCACTGGTGAGTCTGGCCCTGCACCGTACAAAATGGCTGAAGCCTGTTGCGCTTGCTGCCGTGCTTGGTGCACTGGTCTTGACCTATCTGGGTTCGACAATTGCCCTGAACGGTTTTGAGAACAGCGAAGCGGTACGGCTCTTTACGATGATACTGGAGATCGTACTGCTGGCGCTGCTGCTGCATGAAGAGGAGGATCAGACGATCACACAGACCCTCTTCATCGCCGCGGCATCGGTTGCACTGCTGCAGAGCCATACACTGCTGACATTCATCATCTCCTTTGAAGCGGTGAGTATCATCTCCTTCGTACTTGTCAGTCACATCAAGACACCGGCACAGGCGGAAGGGGCGGTCAAGATGTTCATCGCCGGAGCCATTGCGACAGGTATCCTGCTGCTGGGTGCCGCTCTTTATCTCGTTGGCGGAGGCAAACTGGATGCACCTCTTGCACTTGAGACAAATATGCTTTCGACAGCAGGTCTCTTCGTGATGCTCCTGGGACTCTTCTACAAGCTTACCATCGTACCGATGCACGGCTGGGCAGCTGATACGTATGCGCTGGTACGCCATTCTCATGCGGCCATCCTGACAGGGCTTGCCAAGACGGTGGTGGCTGTAGCGACCTTCCGTCTCTTTGCGCCTTTCCTGGCGGATCATCTTACCATGAGCGTACCGATGATGGCGACACTGGCTGTCATTACAATGACACTGGGGAACTTTCTGGCTCTTTTCCAAAAACGTATTGCCCGTATTCTTGCCTACTCATCCATTGCGCATGCAGGCTATATGCTGCTGGCATTCGCTGCGGTTAAAAGCGGTTATGCCTATACAGGACTGCTCTATATGGCGATCGCCTATATCTTCATGCAGAGTGCTGTTTTTCTTTTGCTCGATATTCTGCGGAAGAAGTATGATATTCAAACACTGGAAGAGATAAAAGGGTTGGCAAAGCAGAACAAAGCGCTGGCTTTCTTCTTTACTGTCCAGATCTTCTCTCTAGCAGGCATCCCACTGCTTGCTGGCTTCCTGGGAAAAGCGGTTGTTTTCTATGCCGGTGTCGATGCGGGTCTCTGGCTTGTTGTCCTCATTGCGCTGCTTAACTCGGCTCTCTCGGTTGGGTATTATGCCTGGATCGTGAAGCATCTCTATTTTGATGAATCGGAAAAAGCGCTTGAGGCAGGGCAGAACAGACTGCAGATGATCTCACAAAGCATCCTGCTTGCGGGAACTCTCTTTTTCGGTATTTTCGCCTCTGTCGTATTTGCCGCGGGGAATCATTTTTAA
- a CDS encoding FAD-dependent oxidoreductase, with the protein MEKTLCDVLIIGGGPAGGVCAVTAKMNYPQKKIVVVREMEVQMVPCAIPYIFGPTLGSSEKDIASCAKAEEMGIETMISKVESVDVERKTAYTDTHEIHFDKLVFATGSVPFVHATLESSLKLKGVFTVPKNKQLIDEAKAYIDKVDNVIVVGTGFIGIEMAMELKESGKRVTVIGGSKHVLKGTFDPEIAMQAEEILLSHGITFIGEDRVTAVLDDNGDNMVNAVQLKSGKEVAAQAVILATGYKPNTELAERAGLALGYYGGIRVDEYMRTVNTDIFAVGDCSARRGFITRTPSKVMLASTSAAEGRVAGSSLFRLKYIKGFSGTIAIFSTMVGQTAFSSAGITEEVADANDAEIVVGTFSGMNRHPATIPGAQKQFVKLVAMRHGGQIIGGQVVGGNETGEMINLIGLMIETNMTVYQVMSMQVATQPMLTAAPTNYPIVMAATMAAHKIENQ; encoded by the coding sequence ATGGAAAAAACGCTATGTGATGTGTTGATCATCGGCGGTGGACCCGCCGGTGGTGTATGTGCTGTAACGGCAAAGATGAACTACCCTCAGAAGAAGATAGTGGTCGTACGTGAGATGGAAGTTCAGATGGTGCCTTGTGCCATTCCTTATATTTTCGGTCCCACACTTGGAAGCAGTGAAAAAGACATCGCTTCCTGTGCCAAAGCGGAAGAAATGGGGATAGAAACGATGATTTCAAAAGTGGAAAGTGTTGATGTAGAGCGAAAAACAGCCTATACTGATACTCATGAGATCCACTTTGACAAGCTGGTCTTTGCAACCGGCTCTGTCCCTTTTGTACACGCTACACTGGAATCTTCCCTCAAACTGAAGGGTGTATTCACTGTTCCAAAGAACAAACAGCTCATCGATGAAGCCAAAGCCTATATTGACAAGGTGGACAATGTAATCGTAGTAGGTACCGGCTTTATCGGTATCGAGATGGCAATGGAACTTAAAGAATCAGGTAAGCGTGTCACGGTCATCGGCGGAAGCAAACATGTTCTTAAAGGTACGTTCGATCCGGAAATAGCGATGCAGGCGGAAGAGATCCTTCTCTCTCATGGTATCACCTTTATCGGTGAAGACAGGGTGACTGCCGTGTTGGATGACAATGGAGACAATATGGTCAATGCGGTACAGCTGAAAAGTGGTAAAGAGGTGGCTGCACAGGCGGTGATCCTGGCGACAGGCTACAAACCCAACACGGAACTGGCGGAAAGAGCAGGACTGGCTTTAGGATATTATGGCGGTATCAGGGTGGATGAGTATATGCGTACGGTCAATACAGACATCTTTGCTGTAGGTGACTGTAGTGCACGAAGAGGCTTTATTACCAGAACCCCTTCCAAGGTTATGTTGGCCTCTACCTCTGCCGCAGAAGGACGCGTCGCAGGAAGTTCTCTTTTCCGGCTCAAATATATCAAAGGTTTCAGTGGAACCATTGCCATCTTCTCCACGATGGTCGGTCAAACGGCATTCTCATCAGCAGGTATCACGGAAGAGGTGGCAGATGCAAATGATGCTGAAATTGTTGTAGGCACTTTCAGCGGCATGAACCGACACCCCGCGACCATTCCCGGGGCGCAAAAACAGTTCGTAAAGCTGGTCGCTATGCGGCATGGCGGTCAGATCATCGGAGGCCAGGTTGTCGGCGGGAACGAGACAGGGGAGATGATCAATCTCATTGGTCTTATGATAGAGACCAATATGACCGTCTACCAGGTAATGTCGATGCAGGTAGCGACACAACCCATGTTGACCGCAGCACCGACAAACTATCCTATTGTCATGGCTGCGACCATGGCTGCACATAAAATTGAAAACCAATAA
- a CDS encoding DUF481 domain-containing protein, with the protein MYRTIIKLFFLFLIGTNMLHASQEDPLKLEIERAEDAKVKDRIVVHGMVLYGKVIDIGQEKLSFRLLYSTGVSRFSYKDIDAISTQYSYHISFKRMDIVGRIEGIEDNKEYLKVREGNDLRTIKISDIDNLVISVNDDPSLENIIRNKLPHISGDINFGLERESGSNQKNTTNVLFNLNYKKAEHEVKLYVDYEFETTETATTPKVENKDELVGIVTYRNYFKNNLYWFGSLAADYDRPRQIQNRTIPAAGFGYRYRFKKERWIEPSLGLAYARTRYVDEMLYPEKKYAAAAIGLSGKFQADDFMYLNSIIFDGFLMYYPSLKAPDEDWIFRANAGITIPLFEFFSVKLIYTMTNDSNPDPAVGNNKTTTKLLFGFDF; encoded by the coding sequence ATGTATAGAACCATTATAAAACTTTTCTTTCTTTTTCTTATCGGAACCAATATGCTACATGCTTCGCAGGAGGACCCGCTCAAACTTGAAATAGAACGTGCAGAAGATGCCAAGGTCAAGGACAGGATCGTAGTACATGGAATGGTACTTTACGGAAAGGTCATCGACATTGGACAGGAGAAACTCTCTTTCCGATTGCTCTACAGTACGGGGGTAAGCCGTTTTTCCTATAAAGATATCGATGCCATTTCGACACAGTACAGTTACCATATCTCTTTCAAACGTATGGATATCGTCGGCAGGATCGAAGGTATAGAGGACAATAAAGAGTATCTCAAGGTCAGGGAAGGAAATGACCTTCGAACGATCAAAATATCAGATATAGACAACCTGGTCATCTCGGTGAACGATGACCCTTCTTTGGAAAACATCATTCGAAACAAACTGCCACACATCTCAGGGGATATCAACTTTGGTCTGGAACGCGAAAGCGGTTCGAACCAGAAAAATACCACGAACGTCCTTTTCAATCTTAACTATAAAAAAGCGGAGCATGAGGTGAAGCTTTATGTGGATTATGAATTTGAAACAACTGAAACGGCTACGACACCCAAGGTAGAGAACAAGGATGAGCTTGTAGGTATCGTTACCTACAGGAACTACTTTAAGAACAATCTGTACTGGTTCGGTTCACTGGCAGCAGACTATGACCGTCCCAGACAGATACAGAACCGTACCATTCCTGCAGCAGGTTTCGGATATCGGTACAGGTTCAAAAAAGAACGTTGGATAGAACCTTCTCTTGGGCTCGCTTATGCCAGGACCAGATATGTGGATGAGATGCTCTATCCGGAGAAGAAGTATGCAGCCGCTGCGATCGGCTTGAGCGGAAAATTCCAGGCAGATGATTTCATGTATCTGAACAGTATCATATTCGATGGGTTCCTGATGTATTATCCAAGTCTAAAAGCTCCCGATGAAGACTGGATCTTCAGAGCCAATGCAGGTATTACCATCCCGCTTTTTGAGTTCTTCTCTGTAAAACTGATCTATACCATGACCAATGACAGTAACCCTGACCCTGCAGTAGGTAACAATAAAACGACGACAAAACTTCTCTTCGGATTTGACTTTTAA
- a CDS encoding NADH-quinone oxidoreductase subunit NuoK: MFSIEMLFAFALFAIGLYGVSSGRDFLRIFFSLEMLLNAVIMMLAISAHYLGMTENIALAYMVMILATLEAAAGVLIFAATNKITGTVIPDEIEREELS, from the coding sequence ATGTTTAGTATAGAGATGCTCTTTGCTTTCGCACTCTTTGCCATCGGGCTCTATGGGGTCAGTTCGGGCAGGGATTTCCTGCGTATCTTCTTCTCCCTGGAGATGCTGCTCAATGCCGTCATCATGATGCTGGCGATCTCTGCACACTACCTTGGAATGACAGAGAATATCGCTCTGGCCTATATGGTGATGATACTGGCAACACTGGAAGCCGCAGCCGGGGTTCTGATCTTCGCTGCGACCAACAAGATCACCGGTACGGTGATCCCCGATGAGATCGAGAGAGAGGAGCTATCATGA
- a CDS encoding DUF4136 domain-containing protein, producing the protein MTNILKVSLVALVFAGVTGCGVSTKDIEVETVKSEKANLKGYKTYEIIKESGADDSLKKDKTLKGVDVDADIKKIITAELAKRGKTEVTHDPDFFVAYVAGADMNAMKIKLDDKGRSTIENIPEAAMLLMLVDADTGSIIWLSTAEAEFKGLPLEQQQERLKYTIKKMLSGL; encoded by the coding sequence ATGACAAATATATTGAAAGTATCACTTGTTGCATTGGTATTTGCCGGTGTTACAGGCTGTGGCGTATCGACGAAAGATATCGAGGTAGAGACCGTCAAGTCTGAAAAAGCGAACCTCAAAGGCTACAAGACCTATGAGATCATCAAAGAGAGTGGTGCGGATGACTCTTTGAAAAAAGACAAGACACTCAAAGGGGTCGATGTCGATGCAGATATCAAGAAAATCATCACGGCAGAACTTGCAAAAAGAGGAAAAACAGAGGTCACACACGACCCTGACTTCTTCGTTGCCTATGTCGCCGGTGCCGATATGAACGCAATGAAGATCAAGCTGGATGACAAGGGAAGATCCACCATCGAGAATATTCCTGAAGCAGCAATGCTGCTCATGCTTGTTGATGCCGATACCGGGTCGATCATCTGGCTCTCTACGGCTGAAGCAGAGTTCAAGGGATTGCCGCTTGAGCAGCAGCAGGAGCGTTTGAAGTACACGATCAAAAAAATGCTTAGCGGTCTCTAA
- the gdhA gene encoding NADP-specific glutamate dehydrogenase has product MKRINTIVDAKAEIEKLKNPNCAEDDIFFQAMEEVLLSIFPLFKSDEVYSKNAKNAVIRRLITPDRVIKFKVVWMDDNNEVQVNTGYRVQFNNALGPYKGGLRFHPSVNEGILKFLGFEQILKNALTGLPLGGAKGGSDFDPKGKSDFEVMKFCKAFMRELYKHIGPRIDVPAGDIGVGGREIGYLFGEYKRMTSAFEGVLTGKPFFFGGSLMRPEATGYGVVYFTRKMLELDGKESLEGKVCTVSGSGNVALHAIEKLQQLGANPVTCTDSKGMIYDARGLDLALLKELKFVRRTSLEEYAKVHPEAAYTPVSEYPEGAHAVWDIPCYAAFPCATQNELNKKDAENLVKNGCVSVSEGANMPSTTEAIDLMLKNKICLAPAKAANAGGVAVSGFEMSQNAAMQRWSFAKVDVKLQETMEEICENVASTAKEFGVEGNYVVGANIAGFKRVADAMIAEGV; this is encoded by the coding sequence ATGAAAAGAATTAATACGATCGTAGATGCAAAAGCGGAGATCGAAAAACTGAAGAACCCGAATTGTGCAGAAGACGATATTTTTTTTCAGGCGATGGAAGAGGTGCTGCTTTCTATATTTCCACTCTTCAAATCAGATGAAGTGTACAGTAAAAATGCCAAGAATGCAGTTATCAGAAGGTTGATCACACCTGACAGGGTGATCAAGTTCAAGGTGGTCTGGATGGATGACAACAATGAGGTACAGGTCAATACCGGCTACAGGGTACAGTTCAACAATGCTCTGGGACCGTACAAAGGGGGACTGCGTTTTCACCCTTCTGTCAATGAGGGGATACTGAAGTTCCTTGGTTTCGAACAGATCCTGAAAAACGCCCTTACAGGCCTGCCGCTTGGAGGTGCAAAAGGAGGAAGTGATTTCGACCCCAAAGGGAAAAGTGATTTTGAGGTGATGAAGTTCTGTAAAGCCTTTATGAGGGAACTTTATAAGCACATCGGCCCGCGTATCGATGTGCCGGCCGGAGACATTGGTGTTGGTGGCCGTGAGATCGGGTATCTGTTCGGGGAGTACAAAAGAATGACCTCGGCATTCGAAGGTGTACTTACGGGTAAGCCGTTCTTTTTTGGAGGGTCGCTGATGCGTCCTGAAGCGACAGGGTATGGTGTGGTCTATTTTACGCGTAAAATGCTTGAACTTGATGGCAAAGAGAGTCTGGAAGGAAAGGTTTGTACGGTCAGTGGTTCGGGAAATGTGGCGCTGCATGCCATCGAAAAGCTTCAGCAGTTGGGTGCCAACCCTGTGACCTGTACGGATTCCAAAGGAATGATCTATGATGCCAGAGGCCTGGACCTTGCATTGCTTAAAGAGTTGAAATTCGTGCGCCGTACTTCTCTGGAAGAGTATGCCAAAGTGCATCCAGAAGCGGCCTATACGCCAGTTTCTGAATATCCGGAAGGCGCACATGCGGTCTGGGATATTCCATGTTATGCGGCATTTCCATGTGCGACCCAGAATGAGTTGAATAAGAAAGATGCGGAAAACCTTGTAAAGAATGGTTGTGTCAGTGTTTCAGAAGGTGCCAATATGCCATCTACGACCGAAGCGATCGACCTGATGCTCAAAAACAAAATTTGCCTGGCACCTGCCAAAGCGGCCAATGCAGGAGGCGTTGCCGTCAGTGGTTTTGAAATGAGCCAGAATGCTGCCATGCAACGATGGTCGTTTGCGAAAGTGGATGTCAAACTGCAGGAGACCATGGAAGAGATCTGTGAGAATGTCGCTTCCACCGCCAAAGAGTTCGGTGTGGAAGGCAATTATGTAGTGGGTGCCAATATCGCCGGTTTCAAGCGTGTTGCTGATGCTATGATTGCAGAAGGTGTATAA
- a CDS encoding complex I subunit 4 family protein, translated as MNPLYLIFGPIILSALTALMGEKRGGTVRTIALLLFTGMLFYSLELLSLLPATGYLDLGSYLPVAQFNFELSLKVDHLSVIMLILTSLLLILVTLSSWTMKQATAYFSLLILFAGPISGVFMSTDLLWFFIFWELTLVPMYFLVGVWGAEGRIYAAVKFFLYTHVASMLILLAFFLIYKETGTFDITLVKESMLASPVLIWWLLFVGFAVKMPIFPFHTWLPDAHVQAPAPISVLLAGVLLKMGAYAMIRMVVLMMPEQSENFAWVILVLGLVTLFYAGFMALYETHLKKMVAYSSISHMGLVTVAIATLSYSGLSAALFEMIGHALIISPLFLIAGFLHHKTGSWQMGDMGGLMQKAPYLSALFVLAGLAALGLPGTMGFIGELTILIASIKTYGFWLIVVALASMIGAGYIIWTFRRVIYGEMSETVKKSDFGMNRVEFAALVIFALLIIGFGLYPSALFDVINSAFASLAPQGGL; from the coding sequence ATGAATCCACTCTATCTGATCTTTGGACCGATCATCCTCTCTGCTTTGACAGCACTGATGGGTGAGAAGCGAGGCGGAACAGTACGTACCATTGCACTGCTGCTTTTTACGGGAATGCTTTTCTACTCTCTGGAACTGCTTTCCCTGCTTCCTGCAACTGGCTATCTTGATCTGGGAAGCTATCTGCCGGTAGCGCAGTTCAACTTCGAACTGAGTCTGAAGGTGGATCACCTGAGTGTCATTATGCTGATCCTGACCTCGCTGCTTCTGATACTTGTAACGCTCTCAAGCTGGACGATGAAACAGGCAACTGCCTACTTCTCTCTGTTGATCCTCTTTGCCGGGCCGATCTCAGGGGTATTCATGAGCACGGACCTTCTGTGGTTCTTTATCTTCTGGGAGCTGACACTGGTACCGATGTATTTCCTTGTGGGTGTCTGGGGTGCTGAAGGGCGTATCTATGCGGCAGTGAAGTTCTTTCTCTATACGCATGTGGCATCCATGCTGATACTGCTGGCATTCTTTCTTATCTATAAAGAGACAGGAACATTTGATATAACGCTGGTCAAAGAGTCGATGCTGGCAAGTCCGGTGCTGATCTGGTGGCTGCTCTTTGTCGGCTTTGCCGTCAAGATGCCGATCTTCCCTTTCCATACCTGGCTGCCCGATGCGCACGTGCAGGCACCTGCACCGATCTCTGTTCTGTTGGCTGGTGTGCTGCTGAAAATGGGTGCCTACGCGATGATCCGAATGGTCGTGCTGATGATGCCTGAGCAGTCGGAAAACTTTGCCTGGGTGATCCTGGTACTTGGGCTTGTGACTCTCTTTTATGCCGGATTCATGGCGCTGTACGAAACCCATCTCAAAAAGATGGTCGCCTACAGCTCCATCTCACACATGGGACTGGTAACCGTAGCGATCGCTACCCTGAGCTATTCGGGACTTAGTGCGGCGCTCTTTGAAATGATAGGTCATGCGCTGATCATCTCTCCGCTTTTCCTGATCGCAGGGTTCCTGCACCACAAGACCGGCAGCTGGCAGATGGGTGACATGGGTGGTCTGATGCAAAAGGCACCGTACCTCTCGGCACTCTTTGTCCTTGCCGGACTGGCGGCACTCGGTCTGCCCGGTACGATGGGATTCATCGGCGAGTTGACAATTCTGATAGCGTCCATCAAAACCTATGGTTTCTGGCTGATCGTCGTGGCACTGGCTTCGATGATCGGTGCAGGTTACATCATCTGGACATTTAGACGGGTCATCTATGGAGAGATGTCTGAAACGGTGAAAAAGAGTGATTTTGGCATGAATCGCGTTGAGTTTGCTGCTTTGGTCATTTTTGCACTCCTGATCATAGGTTTCGGCCTTTATCCGTCGGCACTTTTTGATGTGATCAACAGTGCTTTTGCGTCACTCGCCCCACAAGGAGGTCTCTGA
- a CDS encoding NADH-quinone oxidoreductase subunit L produces MNIWVMLLLLLPMAGAVVAYLLGLQKRALAFWVAEVTGVVLFLITLKLLIDYQAPIDIPMTWFEVGSFSIPFGIYIDKLSLVMLLIATGLGVLDIHFAHDYMAEDPHQPRYYAKVLFFIGGMILLVSAKDMVGLFVGWEFMGLASYLLISFWHQQKDPADAGVSAFLFTRFGDIFLFAAIGLLFYFTGTLDLVKLNTLSQAGELNKELMFIIAVFIFIAAIGKSGQFPLFPWLMRAMEGPTTVSALIHGATMVNSGIYIVARLFDFYVAAEALLVVATVGALSAFIGATSALVQRELKKVLAYSTMSHLSIAFVGLGVGSLAAGMTHLVNHAVFKALLFLGAGAVIMSAHHVKDMWRLGGLGRKLMWVALFMGMGVLSLSGIPPFSGFFSKDAVIASAILNPQSAGLISILVTIAGLLSMAYIGRLWFLTFAGEPRDKALFEKVTEPSKFWIILPLGIMAVVTLAMGFFQNDIARMVSGKALPEAHMTGLIVGLLSGIALLALIVYYYYVKRPDITEKIAAQPLMKTIHGILFNGYYIEKMIFWFTHNVIIESFAKTINWIDQHIVDAAVNGAVTLSQKVNGAFGHTHSGRVGDNSGAMVFGLLLLFAAMMAGGAL; encoded by the coding sequence ATGAATATCTGGGTAATGTTACTCCTCCTGCTGCCCATGGCCGGTGCTGTCGTAGCGTATCTTCTGGGACTGCAGAAACGCGCTTTGGCCTTCTGGGTTGCGGAAGTGACCGGTGTGGTGCTCTTTCTCATTACATTGAAACTGCTGATCGACTATCAAGCCCCGATCGACATACCGATGACGTGGTTTGAAGTAGGTTCTTTCTCCATTCCTTTTGGTATCTACATCGACAAGCTCTCTTTGGTGATGCTGCTGATCGCAACGGGTCTTGGAGTGCTCGATATCCACTTCGCCCATGACTACATGGCAGAAGATCCCCATCAGCCGCGCTACTATGCCAAAGTGCTCTTTTTTATCGGTGGGATGATCCTGCTGGTGAGTGCCAAAGATATGGTCGGACTCTTCGTCGGATGGGAGTTCATGGGACTGGCAAGTTACCTGCTCATCTCCTTCTGGCATCAGCAGAAAGACCCTGCCGATGCGGGAGTAAGTGCCTTTCTCTTTACGCGTTTTGGGGATATTTTCCTCTTTGCCGCGATCGGGCTGCTCTTCTACTTTACAGGAACGCTCGACCTGGTCAAGCTCAACACTTTGTCTCAGGCGGGTGAACTCAACAAAGAGTTGATGTTCATCATTGCGGTATTCATCTTCATCGCTGCCATAGGAAAGTCGGGTCAGTTCCCGCTCTTCCCGTGGCTGATGCGTGCGATGGAGGGACCAACGACGGTCTCAGCACTGATCCACGGTGCAACGATGGTCAACAGCGGTATCTACATTGTGGCACGACTCTTTGACTTCTATGTGGCCGCAGAGGCATTGCTTGTGGTTGCAACCGTAGGGGCACTGAGTGCCTTCATCGGGGCGACAAGTGCGCTGGTGCAAAGAGAGTTGAAAAAGGTACTTGCCTATTCGACGATGTCGCATCTCTCCATTGCCTTTGTCGGGCTGGGAGTAGGGTCTCTGGCTGCGGGTATGACGCATCTTGTCAACCATGCGGTATTCAAAGCACTGCTCTTCCTGGGGGCCGGTGCGGTCATCATGTCGGCACACCATGTCAAGGATATGTGGAGACTGGGTGGTCTGGGTAGGAAACTGATGTGGGTTGCTCTCTTTATGGGCATGGGTGTCCTTTCACTCAGTGGTATTCCGCCGTTCAGTGGTTTCTTCTCCAAAGATGCTGTGATCGCTTCGGCGATACTCAATCCTCAGAGTGCGGGTCTCATCAGCATTCTGGTAACGATCGCAGGCTTGCTTTCGATGGCTTACATCGGCAGGCTCTGGTTCCTCACTTTTGCAGGAGAGCCAAGGGACAAGGCACTCTTTGAAAAAGTGACGGAGCCTTCGAAGTTCTGGATCATCCTGCCTTTGGGTATCATGGCTGTGGTGACACTGGCTATGGGATTCTTTCAGAATGACATTGCCCGGATGGTCAGCGGAAAAGCACTGCCGGAAGCGCATATGACAGGACTTATTGTAGGATTACTCTCCGGTATCGCACTGTTGGCACTGATCGTCTATTACTACTATGTCAAACGTCCCGATATCACAGAGAAGATTGCGGCACAACCATTGATGAAGACGATACATGGGATCCTCTTCAACGGTTACTATATCGAGAAGATGATCTTCTGGTTTACGCATAACGTCATCATAGAAAGCTTTGCAAAGACGATCAACTGGATCGACCAGCACATTGTCGACGCGGCGGTCAATGGTGCGGTAACGCTCTCACAAAAGGTCAATGGTGCGTTCGGACACACTCACAGCGGCAGAGTAGGGGACAACTCCGGTGCGATGGTATTTGGGTTGCTGCTGCTGTTTGCAGCCATGATGGCAGGAGGTGCACTATGA
- a CDS encoding NADH-quinone oxidoreductase subunit J — MTLLLLTAILALAVASLTLKKSVPAIVSFAMMMFLLGIYYMSLDAKLLGLFQVFVYTGGIVVLMLFGVTIIGVEFPKAKTRPWAAASALLVFVMLSVLFYRVLPKLQQVSQKPVEDIHLFAANFSDMVILFALIGSSLLYGTVKMAGMLSAKKRKRGQDV; from the coding sequence ATGACACTATTACTCTTGACGGCGATATTGGCACTGGCTGTTGCGTCACTGACACTGAAAAAGAGTGTCCCCGCCATTGTCAGTTTTGCTATGATGATGTTCCTGCTTGGTATCTACTATATGAGTCTGGATGCCAAACTGCTGGGACTTTTCCAGGTCTTTGTCTACACCGGAGGGATCGTGGTACTCATGCTCTTTGGTGTGACGATCATCGGTGTGGAGTTCCCCAAAGCCAAAACCCGTCCATGGGCGGCGGCAAGTGCACTGCTAGTCTTTGTGATGCTCTCGGTGCTCTTCTACAGAGTACTGCCGAAACTGCAGCAGGTCTCACAGAAGCCGGTGGAGGATATCCATCTCTTTGCGGCGAACTTCAGCGACATGGTGATCCTCTTTGCACTGATCGGAAGCAGTCTGCTCTACGGTACGGTAAAGATGGCAGGTATGCTGAGTGCGAAAAAAAGAAAAAGGGGTCAGGATGTTTAG